The proteins below come from a single Granulicella sibirica genomic window:
- the xth gene encoding exodeoxyribonuclease III, whose protein sequence is MASWNVNSIRARAEHVKTWLEAKKPDVLLLQELKGTEFPSAWFKEQGYDSVSVTQKSYNGVAILSRSPIEVASTTLLGDEADGHARFLEVVIANIRVVNIYLPNGNPVGTAKFDYKLSWMDRLRQQMKLWLKSDVPTVIGGDFNVIPEDIDCHKPASWIHDALFQPEPRARYREMLELGYVDAFRSLHPGMGGQFTFWDYFRQAFEQNRGIRIDHFLLTPSPVKRLECCEIDKGPRALEKPSDHTPIVLRLK, encoded by the coding sequence ATAGCAAGCTGGAATGTCAACTCGATTCGCGCGCGTGCGGAACATGTCAAAACGTGGTTGGAGGCAAAGAAGCCGGACGTTCTTCTTCTTCAGGAGCTGAAAGGAACCGAGTTTCCTTCCGCCTGGTTCAAAGAGCAGGGATACGACTCGGTCTCCGTGACACAGAAGAGCTACAACGGCGTCGCGATCCTGTCTCGCAGCCCGATCGAGGTCGCCAGCACAACGCTGCTCGGTGACGAAGCAGACGGTCACGCCCGCTTTCTCGAAGTAGTGATTGCGAACATTCGCGTCGTCAACATCTACCTGCCGAACGGAAATCCAGTGGGTACGGCAAAGTTCGATTACAAGCTGTCCTGGATGGATCGTCTTAGGCAACAGATGAAACTTTGGTTGAAGAGCGATGTGCCGACCGTGATTGGCGGCGACTTCAATGTCATTCCGGAGGACATCGACTGCCACAAACCCGCATCGTGGATTCACGATGCACTCTTTCAACCGGAACCGCGTGCCCGCTATCGAGAGATGCTCGAACTTGGCTATGTTGATGCGTTCCGGTCATTGCATCCGGGAATGGGCGGCCAGTTCACGTTCTGGGATTACTTCCGACAAGCCTTCGAACAAAACCGCGGCATCCGTATCGATCACTTCCTGCTCACTCCAAGTCCTGTTAAGAGGCTTGAATGCTGTGAGATCGATAAGGGACCTCGGGCGCTCGAGAAACCATCAGACCATACTCCGATCGTCTTGCGCCTGAAGTAG
- a CDS encoding IS110 family transposase gives MQIHSVGIDLGKTTFHLVALGAASKVLMKKKFSQKQLLAFTANMQTSLIGLEACSGAHFLGRALRQQGHDVRLIPAQFVKPFVKSNKNDLVDAEAIAEAVERKNMRFVPIKTDDQLDLQAMHRIRDRLVSRRTAVINQIRAFLLERGMVFAQKPAKLKAGMADVLENAENALTPMMRNLIGRLYEEWKAVEEQIDELTDSLEQIAANDAGCCRIRKIPGIGPVVATAIVAAIGNGAAFRKGRDFAAWLGLVPRQYSTGRKARLLGISKRGNTYLRKILIHGARAAAMRLKRDRYSIGAWMNALEARAPRNVLVVAMANKLARIAWAVLSSGEDYRPVASLAAA, from the coding sequence ATGCAGATACATTCGGTAGGCATCGACCTGGGCAAGACGACGTTTCACCTTGTGGCGCTGGGAGCGGCTAGCAAGGTTCTGATGAAGAAGAAGTTCTCACAGAAGCAGCTTCTGGCGTTCACGGCGAACATGCAGACTTCGTTGATCGGTTTGGAAGCTTGCTCAGGAGCGCATTTCCTCGGACGAGCTTTGAGGCAACAAGGCCACGACGTGCGATTGATTCCAGCGCAGTTCGTGAAGCCGTTTGTGAAGTCCAACAAGAACGACTTAGTTGACGCCGAAGCCATAGCTGAAGCCGTCGAGCGCAAGAACATGCGCTTCGTGCCGATCAAGACGGACGACCAGCTCGATCTGCAGGCGATGCACCGGATTCGTGATCGGCTGGTGTCGCGACGCACAGCCGTCATTAACCAGATCCGAGCTTTCCTGCTGGAACGTGGCATGGTGTTTGCGCAGAAGCCTGCGAAGCTGAAGGCCGGGATGGCTGACGTTCTCGAGAACGCGGAAAACGCGCTGACGCCGATGATGCGCAACCTGATCGGTCGCCTGTATGAGGAGTGGAAGGCCGTTGAAGAGCAGATTGATGAGCTCACCGACAGCCTCGAACAGATCGCTGCCAACGATGCGGGGTGCTGCCGCATACGGAAGATCCCAGGCATCGGCCCCGTTGTTGCTACGGCCATAGTTGCCGCGATAGGCAACGGCGCTGCGTTTCGCAAGGGCCGAGACTTCGCAGCATGGCTCGGCCTGGTGCCGCGGCAATACTCGACTGGCCGCAAGGCGAGGTTGTTGGGCATCAGCAAGCGGGGCAACACCTACCTTCGCAAGATTCTGATTCACGGAGCACGCGCTGCCGCGATGCGACTAAAGCGAGATCGCTACTCGATCGGGGCATGGATGAACGCACTCGAAGCCAGAGCCCCACGCAACGTACTGGTGGTCGCCATGGCGAACAAGCTTGCCCGCATCGCATGGGCCGTGCTCTCCAGCGGAGAAGACTACAGGCCTGTAGCGAGTCTCGCAGCGGCATGA
- a CDS encoding DUF4386 domain-containing protein, with protein sequence MSSEVITQRRWARLAGFLYLFTYVVPISGMAICGRYIVAGSFSETALRVASSELAYRLGLSCLLLNAVLCILLAMSLYVTLKPIDSTLALFGLLFRLAENVLAATFSVLSFVAAKAYTSGSINTVFTSKQLSSAMTLLNQANGIEFNVSMIFLGIGSAFFFYVFSRSTYIPKLLSLFSLWACPIFVAVSFAFLCWPGLSSYLRLGWLPMALAEVGLGLWLLIKGIDLSQAGSGAPALRL encoded by the coding sequence ATGAGCAGCGAAGTCATAACGCAGCGAAGGTGGGCGCGTCTGGCCGGCTTTCTTTACCTCTTCACCTATGTCGTCCCCATCTCGGGCATGGCGATCTGCGGGCGCTATATTGTCGCCGGCAGTTTTAGCGAGACAGCTCTGCGGGTAGCCTCTTCCGAGCTGGCTTATCGTCTGGGACTGAGCTGCCTGTTGCTCAATGCGGTCCTGTGCATCCTTCTCGCGATGAGTCTCTACGTCACTCTCAAGCCGATTGACAGTACTCTGGCGCTCTTTGGACTGCTTTTTCGGCTGGCCGAGAATGTGCTTGCAGCCACCTTCTCAGTCTTGAGTTTTGTCGCCGCGAAAGCCTACACAAGCGGCAGCATCAACACCGTCTTCACCTCAAAACAACTCTCGTCAGCCATGACGCTCCTCAATCAAGCGAATGGAATCGAGTTCAATGTTTCCATGATCTTTCTCGGCATCGGATCTGCATTCTTCTTCTACGTTTTCTCCAGGTCGACTTACATCCCAAAGCTACTCTCCCTGTTTAGCTTATGGGCTTGCCCAATCTTCGTTGCAGTCAGCTTTGCCTTCCTCTGCTGGCCAGGGCTCTCCAGCTATCTCCGGCTTGGATGGTTGCCCATGGCTCTGGCCGAGGTAGGTCTCGGCCTCTGGTTGCTGATCAAGGGGATCGATCTTTCTCAAGCAGGTTCCGGTGCACCTGCCCTGCGGCTATGA
- the dinB gene encoding DNA polymerase IV, with amino-acid sequence MAAEEISAERHQSNQPTVRKIIHVDMDAFYASVEQRDNPELRGKPVAVAWKGKRSVVCAASYEARKFGLRSAMPAVTAERMCPHAIFVPPDFTRYKAASQGAREIFQRHTDLIEPLSLDEAYLDVTENKLGLPSATRVAKMIREQIREELNLTASAGVAPNKFLAKIASDWKKPNGLFVIQPHEAQGFLLSLPVGRIPGVGQVTETRMKTIGIATVGDIGAMDISALKHHFGRYGRRLHELSRGIDHNPVVSNRASKSISAEDTFEIDIPLAETEPLVRKLAEKVWAASRQNARMARTVVLKLKTKEFNTLTRSLTPLVMPTSLAEFTEVALSLRERVELGSGQLFRLVGVGLSNLQEDPEPTSLLFESNASAEVEAILASND; translated from the coding sequence ATGGCAGCGGAAGAGATCTCAGCCGAACGACATCAATCGAATCAGCCCACGGTCCGCAAAATCATTCATGTTGACATGGACGCCTTTTACGCCTCCGTGGAACAGCGGGATAATCCGGAGCTTCGTGGGAAGCCCGTCGCGGTTGCATGGAAGGGCAAGCGATCCGTCGTTTGCGCAGCGTCCTATGAAGCCAGGAAATTCGGGTTACGTTCTGCGATGCCGGCAGTGACTGCGGAGCGGATGTGTCCACACGCCATCTTCGTACCGCCAGACTTCACCCGATATAAAGCCGCTTCACAGGGCGCTCGCGAAATCTTTCAACGGCACACTGACCTGATCGAACCGTTATCGCTCGACGAAGCCTATCTCGACGTCACGGAGAACAAGCTGGGGTTGCCAAGCGCGACGCGTGTCGCGAAGATGATTCGCGAACAGATCCGTGAGGAACTGAATCTCACGGCGTCCGCGGGGGTGGCGCCAAACAAGTTTCTGGCAAAAATCGCATCGGATTGGAAAAAGCCGAATGGGCTCTTCGTCATTCAACCTCACGAGGCACAAGGCTTCTTGCTGTCGCTACCAGTAGGTCGCATCCCCGGCGTTGGACAGGTGACCGAAACACGCATGAAAACAATCGGGATTGCGACGGTTGGCGATATCGGCGCGATGGATATCTCCGCACTCAAACACCACTTCGGCCGGTACGGCCGTCGCCTACACGAACTCTCCCGCGGGATCGACCACAATCCTGTTGTGTCCAATCGGGCGAGCAAATCCATTTCGGCCGAGGACACGTTCGAGATCGATATCCCGCTGGCGGAGACTGAACCGCTAGTACGCAAACTTGCAGAAAAGGTCTGGGCCGCTTCACGCCAAAATGCCCGGATGGCGCGCACGGTAGTCCTCAAGCTGAAGACGAAGGAGTTCAACACGCTGACCCGGAGTCTCACCCCGCTCGTCATGCCGACTTCGCTTGCGGAGTTCACGGAGGTCGCCCTCTCGTTACGAGAACGAGTAGAACTCGGGTCAGGACAGCTTTTCCGTCTGGTTGGCGTCGGCTTGAGCAATTTACAAGAGGACCCAGAACCGACTTCGCTGCTCTTTGAAAGCAATGCGAGCGCCGAGGTTGAAGCCATTTTGGCATCCAACGACTAG
- a CDS encoding ABC transporter substrate-binding protein, which yields MRHKTIRVGFCTDLTGPYRNVDGLGGAEAIRMAIADVEGEAAGSRVELLLGDHHNDSEQAKKIAFDWYTQSGVDLIISGVNSDTSLAMSCVAADLHRPLMVVGAGTSVQTRERASSSVIQYAYNTVALATVPGLVLTSKGDSRWFYITADYPFGRELEAHGRVAVSTAGGTVVGAVINPHGEENFVPYIEAALESGAQVLGLANGHAALIKAMKAMELLGATSKLKVVGLLTFIDDIYEMGQEQAKGLYLCDSWYWTRDAESRAWAHRFFLRQQRMPSSLQAADYSAVKQYLQTVKEIGSTDPDAVTGALRSRVLDDMYVKSGRIREDGMMLHEMYLLKIKEASLSSHPWDCYDLIATVSGDQAFPTV from the coding sequence ATGAGACACAAGACGATTCGAGTTGGTTTCTGTACGGATCTTACTGGGCCGTATCGTAACGTTGATGGCTTGGGGGGCGCTGAAGCGATCCGGATGGCCATTGCGGACGTGGAGGGAGAGGCTGCGGGAAGCCGTGTAGAGTTGCTGCTGGGCGATCACCACAATGACTCGGAACAAGCGAAGAAGATCGCTTTCGACTGGTACACCCAGAGCGGCGTCGATCTGATTATCAGCGGCGTGAATTCAGATACCAGTCTCGCGATGTCCTGTGTCGCGGCAGACTTGCACCGGCCGCTGATGGTCGTTGGGGCAGGCACCTCCGTTCAGACCAGAGAGCGCGCTTCTTCGTCCGTGATTCAGTACGCTTACAACACCGTCGCTCTCGCAACCGTCCCCGGTCTTGTCTTGACCTCAAAAGGCGATAGCCGTTGGTTTTACATCACCGCAGATTATCCTTTTGGACGGGAGCTTGAGGCTCACGGGCGCGTGGCGGTGTCGACAGCTGGTGGTACGGTAGTTGGGGCAGTGATCAACCCTCATGGAGAGGAAAACTTCGTTCCCTATATCGAAGCGGCGCTTGAAAGTGGTGCTCAAGTTCTCGGACTCGCCAATGGTCATGCTGCCCTCATCAAGGCCATGAAAGCGATGGAACTTCTAGGGGCCACCTCCAAATTGAAGGTGGTCGGTCTCCTGACGTTCATCGATGACATTTACGAGATGGGGCAAGAGCAGGCCAAGGGCTTATATCTCTGCGATAGCTGGTATTGGACGCGCGACGCCGAGTCGCGAGCCTGGGCTCATCGCTTTTTCTTGCGTCAGCAACGAATGCCGTCCTCGTTACAGGCGGCAGACTACTCAGCGGTGAAACAGTACCTCCAAACTGTGAAGGAAATTGGCAGCACAGACCCTGACGCGGTCACCGGCGCCCTACGTTCACGCGTTCTGGACGATATGTACGTCAAAAGCGGTCGCATACGAGAGGATGGAATGATGTTGCACGAGATGTATCTGCTGAAAATCAAAGAGGCAAGTCTTTCGAGTCATCCCTGGGATTGCTACGACTTGATAGCCACTGTGTCTGGAGATCAGGCTTTTCCCACCGTGTAA
- a CDS encoding class I SAM-dependent methyltransferase, with protein MNIDEASALIRTSLIEWDRRQSWCDLGSGNGTFTRALARLLAPGSTIYAVDFDGSILEEIPDRHNEVEIRKIVGDLESQTIRLPIVEGVLMANTLHFIREQQSLLRRLLTVTDLFLVVEYERSKSSRWGPYPVRFEKLTQLFSEVGMDRVERLATRPSLFGGTMYSALAQRSKTSS; from the coding sequence ATGAACATCGACGAGGCTTCGGCCCTCATTCGAACATCCCTCATTGAGTGGGACCGTCGTCAATCCTGGTGCGATCTTGGCTCGGGAAACGGGACCTTCACGCGAGCTTTGGCTCGGTTGCTTGCACCCGGTAGCACGATCTACGCGGTCGATTTCGACGGAAGCATCCTCGAGGAGATCCCCGACCGGCACAACGAAGTGGAGATTCGCAAGATCGTTGGAGATCTCGAGAGCCAAACCATTAGGTTACCTATCGTGGAAGGAGTGCTCATGGCCAACACGCTGCACTTCATCCGCGAGCAACAGTCGCTACTGAGAAGACTTCTGACTGTGACTGATCTTTTCTTGGTTGTCGAGTACGAGCGGTCCAAATCGAGTCGATGGGGTCCGTATCCAGTTCGTTTCGAGAAGCTAACTCAACTCTTCAGCGAGGTCGGAATGGACCGCGTCGAAAGGCTGGCGACTCGGCCTTCCTTGTTCGGCGGCACGATGTACTCAGCTTTGGCACAGCGCTCCAAGACATCCTCCTGA
- a CDS encoding DUF763 domain-containing protein — MKRSGTADLPLHGGRVPSWLANRMTELGTAIAEQVILNYGHSVFLTRLSDPFWFQAYGAVMGMDWHSSGITTSVLGALKRGLNPRFSDLGLMFCGGRGRHSVRTPDELRAFSLRNGLDGDALARTSRLTARVDNNAVADGFQLYLHSFAITKSGEWAVVQQGMNPENHLARRYHWHSATVRDFVSEPHTAIVGEPKGEILNLVDARAGKAQDALLTIARGPITTAINDARKLVMPAHHDVRAEDLDLKRLGAVLAVAHEQELRDFASVLLVEGLGPRTLQSLALIAEVVHGAPSRFSDPARFSFAHGGKDGHPFPVPLKIYDESLTVLRRSLDAARLGHTEKLEGFRRLDRLTRHVEAEREPIADFGAAIAHERAISASIGGRTVFDDKALRKRSAQTPQLNLF; from the coding sequence ATGAAACGCTCCGGCACAGCCGATCTCCCACTCCACGGCGGGCGGGTCCCTTCATGGCTGGCCAATCGGATGACAGAACTGGGTACTGCCATTGCCGAGCAGGTGATCCTGAACTACGGACACTCTGTGTTCCTCACGCGATTGAGTGATCCCTTTTGGTTTCAGGCATATGGGGCGGTAATGGGGATGGACTGGCACTCCTCCGGCATCACGACGTCGGTTCTGGGAGCCTTGAAGCGTGGGTTGAACCCGCGTTTCTCGGATCTTGGCTTGATGTTCTGCGGTGGCCGCGGACGGCATTCGGTTCGTACACCGGACGAGCTGCGTGCGTTCTCGCTGAGGAATGGGCTGGACGGAGATGCGCTGGCCCGCACCAGCCGGCTTACCGCGCGCGTTGACAACAACGCCGTAGCCGATGGCTTTCAGCTGTACCTCCACTCCTTCGCGATTACAAAATCGGGCGAATGGGCGGTCGTACAGCAAGGAATGAATCCCGAGAACCATCTGGCGCGGCGCTATCACTGGCACTCGGCCACGGTGCGCGACTTTGTCTCTGAGCCCCATACAGCCATCGTGGGCGAGCCTAAGGGTGAGATTCTTAATTTAGTCGATGCCCGCGCGGGCAAAGCACAAGATGCGTTGCTCACCATTGCAAGAGGTCCCATCACGACCGCAATAAACGATGCTCGCAAGCTGGTCATGCCCGCGCATCATGACGTTAGAGCGGAAGACCTCGATTTGAAACGCCTGGGAGCAGTTCTGGCCGTTGCACATGAACAGGAACTACGCGACTTCGCCTCTGTACTCTTAGTGGAAGGACTCGGACCCCGAACGCTCCAGTCTCTAGCTCTGATCGCAGAAGTCGTTCACGGAGCGCCTAGTCGTTTCTCCGATCCGGCGCGCTTCTCCTTCGCTCACGGCGGCAAAGACGGGCACCCCTTTCCGGTGCCACTCAAGATTTACGACGAGTCGCTTACCGTGCTGCGGCGCTCACTCGATGCAGCTCGTCTCGGGCACACCGAAAAGCTGGAAGGCTTTCGGCGTTTGGATCGATTGACTCGTCACGTAGAAGCAGAGCGGGAACCCATTGCCGATTTCGGTGCGGCGATTGCGCACGAGCGCGCAATTTCGGCATCGATTGGAGGCAGAACGGTCTTCGATGACAAAGCACTGCGTAAGAGATCGGCGCAAACGCCGCAACTGAATCTCTTTTGA
- a CDS encoding group II intron maturase-specific domain-containing protein, with the protein MTGRGTTSLDPATIVTKLNRTMCGWANYFCLGPVSSAYRAVDGYATMRLRLWLRTKHKLSGRANGMFPDTHLHGALGLVRLDKRTRNFPWAKA; encoded by the coding sequence ATGACCGGACGGGGTACAACCTCGTTGGATCCAGCGACAATAGTGACGAAGCTCAATCGCACAATGTGCGGATGGGCGAACTACTTTTGTCTTGGGCCGGTCAGTTCAGCCTATCGTGCTGTAGATGGTTACGCGACGATGAGGCTGCGTCTGTGGTTGCGAACGAAACATAAGCTCTCTGGACGTGCAAACGGGATGTTTCCGGATACACATCTTCATGGAGCCTTGGGTCTCGTTCGTCTGGACAAACGGACACGCAACTTTCCGTGGGCGAAAGCGTGA
- a CDS encoding aspartate/glutamate racemase family protein — protein sequence MHIGLIGGIGPASTEYYYRALTKRHAAAGQRLSLTIANAHAPELVANMEAANASGQAECFAGYVNQLRAGGCEAVALSSMGAHFCIKELEAVSSLPVISAIPSLESHFLTMGVTRVGVLGTTSVMQSKLYGIGSVEVIVPPAEELGKVHSNYIAMALSGAATDDQRRFFASAGLNLYRDRGAEVIVLGGTDLFLAFKGREGDYGYPIVDSALIHAEAIARVAMGTI from the coding sequence GTGCACATTGGACTTATCGGCGGCATCGGCCCTGCGTCGACCGAATATTATTACCGGGCACTGACCAAGCGGCACGCCGCTGCAGGCCAGAGGCTATCGCTGACTATTGCGAACGCGCATGCGCCAGAACTGGTGGCCAATATGGAGGCGGCGAATGCGAGCGGCCAAGCTGAATGCTTCGCCGGCTATGTCAATCAGTTGCGAGCGGGCGGCTGTGAAGCCGTTGCATTGAGTTCTATGGGGGCTCATTTCTGCATCAAGGAATTAGAAGCCGTTTCTTCGCTCCCGGTCATCAGCGCAATCCCTTCGCTAGAATCGCACTTTCTTACCATGGGCGTAACCCGTGTCGGCGTGCTTGGGACAACATCCGTAATGCAGTCCAAGCTTTACGGGATAGGCTCTGTCGAGGTCATCGTGCCCCCAGCTGAAGAACTCGGGAAAGTCCACTCTAACTACATTGCCATGGCGTTGTCCGGTGCAGCGACTGACGATCAGCGCAGATTCTTTGCCTCTGCAGGGTTGAATCTCTACCGCGATCGCGGTGCGGAGGTCATAGTTCTTGGCGGGACTGATCTGTTCCTTGCGTTCAAAGGAAGGGAGGGTGACTATGGTTATCCTATTGTCGACAGCGCTCTGATTCACGCTGAAGCGATTGCGCGGGTCGCGATGGGCACGATATAG
- a CDS encoding YybH family protein has protein sequence MGTRILIAAVLCLMPAYAAAQTGPGPRGDVLAIHHLIEQYTKAVDTVDLNLLSEIWSHSPEVSFIYPLGEEHGFDAIEQHVFQNVMGGMFSKRDLQTRGMTIYVNGDTGWSEFHWTFYATMRKDGSAVTAHGVETQAYRRESGTWRLVHVRHSEDRQPTP, from the coding sequence ATGGGCACCCGCATCCTAATAGCCGCTGTGCTCTGCCTCATGCCGGCGTACGCCGCCGCCCAGACCGGCCCCGGCCCCCGGGGTGACGTTCTGGCAATCCACCACCTCATCGAGCAGTACACTAAGGCCGTGGACACCGTTGATCTGAACTTGCTCTCGGAAATCTGGTCTCACTCGCCCGAGGTCTCGTTCATCTATCCACTGGGCGAAGAACACGGCTTCGATGCAATCGAGCAGCATGTTTTTCAGAACGTAATGGGTGGCATGTTTTCGAAACGCGATCTTCAGACGCGTGGCATGACGATCTATGTGAACGGTGATACTGGTTGGTCTGAATTCCACTGGACTTTTTACGCGACAATGCGGAAAGACGGATCGGCTGTGACCGCACATGGCGTCGAAACGCAGGCCTACCGCAGAGAATCTGGGACGTGGCGACTGGTCCACGTCCGCCACTCCGAAGACCGTCAGCCAACCCCCTGA
- a CDS encoding TetR/AcrR family transcriptional regulator gives MKATLDLLAEKGLRNLTIEGISERAGVGKATIYKWWPSKAFVALDAFLDRMQDSIPTDDTGSAQHDFLHQLRGAIAFYETSLGRIFRHFIAECQDDEAFLKTYQERFLEPRRAAVRLIWSRGVGRGEIDPRFDCELVIDMIYAPLVYRLLTGHLPFTSENASQVTEAIFGGIRPSVGVAEGIH, from the coding sequence ATGAAGGCTACTCTCGATTTACTCGCTGAAAAAGGTTTGCGGAATTTGACGATCGAAGGAATTTCCGAACGAGCGGGGGTAGGGAAGGCCACTATTTACAAATGGTGGCCAAGCAAAGCCTTTGTCGCGCTGGACGCATTCCTCGACCGGATGCAGGATAGTATCCCGACCGATGATACGGGATCGGCGCAACATGATTTTCTGCATCAGCTGCGGGGGGCGATTGCCTTTTATGAAACGTCCCTGGGGCGCATCTTCCGTCATTTCATTGCCGAATGCCAGGACGACGAGGCATTCCTGAAGACCTATCAGGAGCGGTTCCTTGAACCGCGCCGCGCAGCCGTGCGCCTCATATGGAGTCGTGGAGTTGGCCGCGGTGAGATCGACCCACGGTTCGATTGCGAGTTGGTGATTGACATGATTTACGCGCCTCTGGTGTATCGCTTGTTGACTGGCCATCTCCCATTTACCAGTGAGAATGCCAGTCAAGTGACAGAAGCTATCTTCGGAGGCATTCGCCCCAGCGTAGGCGTAGCAGAAGGCATCCACTAA
- a CDS encoding aldo/keto reductase produces the protein MYSFGQSERVLGQAFKNLGISRQDVVIATKVFMRVGKGPNDVGASRGHIMDGVEASLRRLQTDHIDLYQIHASDEVTPLEETLSALDALVQQGKVRYIGCSNWPAWKIGRSLGVSERKNLARFDAVQAYYSLAGRDLEREIVPLLQSERLGLLVWSPLAGGLLSGKYTRSQKKPAESRRSSFDFPIVHKERAWNIIDVLGPIAEAHGCSSARVALAWLLAKPAVTSVILGAKRIEQLRDNLAAADLLLTPRETALLDEVSALPPEYPGWMIEVQNANRLDNSEQTWSKFR, from the coding sequence GTGTACTCATTTGGCCAGAGCGAAAGAGTGCTTGGACAGGCATTTAAGAACCTTGGGATCAGTCGGCAGGACGTCGTGATTGCCACGAAGGTGTTCATGCGGGTCGGCAAAGGTCCAAATGACGTAGGAGCGTCGCGGGGCCACATCATGGACGGGGTGGAAGCTAGTCTCCGGCGTCTCCAGACCGATCATATCGACCTCTATCAGATTCACGCGAGCGATGAGGTGACGCCGCTCGAAGAGACGCTCTCGGCGCTCGACGCGTTGGTGCAACAGGGAAAGGTTCGCTACATTGGATGTTCGAACTGGCCTGCCTGGAAAATAGGCCGTTCGCTCGGAGTTTCCGAGCGCAAGAACCTAGCGCGGTTTGATGCGGTGCAGGCCTATTACTCGCTAGCTGGACGGGACTTGGAGCGCGAGATCGTTCCTCTGTTGCAATCAGAAAGGTTGGGTCTGTTGGTGTGGAGTCCCCTTGCCGGCGGTTTGCTCTCGGGCAAGTACACACGTTCCCAGAAGAAGCCTGCCGAATCGCGGCGCTCCAGCTTCGACTTCCCGATCGTCCACAAGGAGCGAGCCTGGAACATCATTGATGTGCTCGGTCCCATTGCCGAAGCACATGGCTGCAGTTCGGCGCGAGTGGCTCTGGCATGGCTTCTTGCCAAACCAGCCGTGACCTCAGTGATTTTGGGTGCCAAACGGATCGAGCAACTACGCGATAATCTCGCGGCGGCCGATCTACTTCTTACCCCGCGCGAAACGGCCCTGCTAGATGAGGTAAGCGCCCTGCCGCCCGAGTACCCAGGTTGGATGATCGAGGTCCAAAATGCAAACCGTCTTGATAACAGCGAGCAAACCTGGAGCAAATTTCGGTAG